A stretch of the Leptotrichia sp. oral taxon 223 genome encodes the following:
- a CDS encoding type III toxin-antitoxin system ToxN/AbiQ family toxin: protein MRKKKGEELYFVTLTSSYLSYLGSYESKVSKKTDRPFIGVILKVENREYFAPLSSPKEKHKKMRETMDIIKIKNGKLGVINLNNMIPVLNHYKSMVKVNLSMLKKSDNINDKKYYLLLDKQLKFCNEIHQEIFEKAQILYDTFSKDFSELTKIERKMYGRVNNFKVLEYASKEFEKEYITESL, encoded by the coding sequence ATGAGAAAGAAAAAAGGAGAGGAGCTATATTTTGTAACTTTAACTTCTAGTTATTTGTCATACTTAGGTAGTTATGAAAGTAAAGTGTCAAAAAAAACAGACAGGCCTTTTATTGGAGTTATATTAAAAGTTGAAAATAGAGAATATTTTGCTCCGTTATCTTCTCCTAAAGAGAAACACAAAAAAATGAGAGAAACTATGGATATTATAAAAATAAAAAATGGAAAGTTGGGAGTAATAAATCTTAATAATATGATACCAGTTTTAAATCATTATAAATCAATGGTTAAAGTCAATTTGAGCATGTTGAAAAAAAGTGATAATATTAATGATAAAAAATATTATTTACTTTTAGACAAACAACTAAAATTTTGTAATGAAATCCATCAAGAAATTTTTGAAAAAGCTCAAATATTATATGATACATTTTCAAAAGACTTTTCAGAGTTAACAAAAATTGAAAGAAAAATGTATGGAAGAGTAAATAACTTTAAAGTTCTGGAGTATGCTTCAAAAGAATTTGAAAAGGAATACATAACAGAATCACTTTAA
- a CDS encoding PepSY domain-containing protein, with the protein MLPASTGINLYSAEIKAVTIRNNKVKINLEKAKKIVFEHSKVHSNNVKLTKLILEKENKKYIYAIEFYYRNKKYRYNVDANTGRIIAHSSSERLVSDSYWNIMLPAPAPIPESNNPDETAAIASNDTTVRKEANNYYGKSAEKEKNVEDMILEKLKQDVYDDLEDASFEEVILVNVEKSIYKGTIKVGYVEYNFKVNLSAGKILSWKLKK; encoded by the coding sequence ATGCTGCCTGCTTCAACTGGCATAAATTTATATTCTGCAGAAATAAAGGCTGTAACAATTAGAAACAACAAAGTAAAAATAAATTTGGAAAAAGCCAAAAAAATTGTTTTTGAACATTCAAAAGTACATTCAAATAATGTAAAATTGACAAAACTTATTTTGGAAAAAGAAAACAAAAAATATATCTATGCCATTGAATTTTATTACAGAAATAAAAAATACAGATATAATGTTGATGCAAATACAGGAAGGATAATTGCACATAGTTCCAGTGAAAGACTTGTATCTGATTCTTACTGGAATATAATGTTACCAGCACCGGCACCTATACCAGAATCAAATAATCCTGATGAAACTGCCGCTATAGCCTCAAATGATACTACAGTTAGGAAAGAGGCTAATAATTATTATGGTAAATCTGCTGAAAAAGAAAAAAATGTGGAAGATATGATTTTAGAGAAACTGAAACAAGATGTTTACGATGACTTGGAAGATGCTTCATTTGAGGAAGTTATTCTTGTAAATGTCGAAAAATCAATCTATAAAGGGACAATAAAAGTAGGTTATGTAGAGTATAATTTTAAAGTTAATTTATCTGCAGGTAAGATTTTAAGCTGGAAATTAAAAAAATAG
- a CDS encoding HAMP domain-containing sensor histidine kinase — protein MNNDVNKINNKINYNKKRISMKTKITLWYTGMIVIIVLCFLGAMFYISSIAVRNSVYKRLKTTVEKINKSIELEDGELIVDNNLSVITDDIFISIYDKNLDFIYGNTNIDLEISKNPTESNKLKIVKQANSNSKWYVYDIRKNLDGHGEILIRGITPFSSLEKNIELIILIFIVIFPFLIIVSILSGKFITKKSFSPIEQIVKTVNKISKGDDLSQRINLQSGEREIYDLAETFDQMFNRLQEAFDRETQFTSDVAHELRTPLSAIRMQSEYSLKYVNLNGKQRIILKNILEKSKKMSILISELLMLARMDKKNQKLNIKNENLNEIIQLVIEIENNYAKEKNIKIIYDKNGDIFADVDKDMLTRVFINLISNAITYGNENGIIKIILNKMENESENADLKNSNKIKCEIIDDGIGISSEHINKIWNRFYQVDSSRSSDNSGLGLSIVKWIIEEHKGTITVESELGKGTVFTFYLPEKIL, from the coding sequence ATGAATAATGATGTTAATAAAATAAACAATAAAATTAATTACAATAAAAAAAGAATTTCAATGAAAACAAAAATTACATTATGGTATACAGGCATGATAGTTATAATTGTATTGTGTTTTTTGGGGGCAATGTTTTATATCAGTTCTATCGCTGTAAGAAATTCTGTTTATAAAAGGCTTAAAACGACAGTGGAAAAAATAAACAAGAGTATTGAGCTTGAAGATGGGGAGTTAATAGTTGACAATAATCTGAGTGTTATAACTGATGATATTTTTATTTCAATTTATGATAAAAATCTTGATTTTATATATGGTAATACAAATATTGATTTGGAAATTTCAAAAAATCCTACTGAAAGCAACAAATTAAAGATAGTAAAACAGGCTAATTCAAATTCTAAATGGTATGTTTATGACATAAGGAAAAATCTTGATGGGCATGGGGAAATACTAATTAGAGGAATTACACCTTTTTCCAGCCTTGAAAAAAACATAGAATTAATTATTTTAATATTTATTGTTATATTTCCGTTTTTAATAATTGTTTCCATTTTAAGCGGGAAATTTATAACAAAAAAATCTTTTAGTCCAATTGAGCAAATAGTCAAAACTGTTAATAAAATTTCAAAGGGAGATGATCTTTCTCAAAGAATTAATTTACAAAGTGGAGAAAGGGAAATTTATGATCTGGCTGAAACTTTTGATCAGATGTTTAATCGCTTGCAGGAGGCATTTGACAGGGAGACCCAGTTTACGTCGGACGTTGCTCATGAATTAAGGACTCCGCTTTCGGCAATTCGTATGCAAAGTGAATACAGCTTGAAATATGTGAATTTAAATGGGAAACAGAGGATAATACTAAAAAACATCTTGGAAAAATCTAAAAAAATGTCAATTTTAATTTCTGAATTGCTTATGCTTGCCAGAATGGATAAAAAAAATCAGAAGCTTAATATCAAAAACGAAAATTTAAATGAAATTATTCAGTTAGTTATTGAAATAGAAAATAATTATGCTAAAGAGAAAAATATTAAAATTATTTACGATAAAAATGGAGATATTTTTGCGGATGTTGACAAGGATATGCTTACACGAGTTTTTATTAACCTTATTTCAAATGCCATTACTTATGGAAATGAAAATGGAATAATAAAAATAATTTTAAATAAAATGGAAAATGAATCTGAAAATGCAGATTTGAAAAATTCAAATAAAATAAAATGTGAGATTATTGATGATGGAATCGGAATTTCAAGTGAACATATTAATAAAATATGGAATCGGTTTTATCAGGTTGATTCTTCCCGTTCCAGCGATAATTCAGGACTTGGGCTTTCTATTGTAAAATGGATAATAGAAGAGCATAAGGGGACAATTACGGTAGAAAGTGAGTTAGGAAAAGGGACAGTTTTTACCTTTTATCTGCCTGAAAAAATTTTGTAG
- a CDS encoding response regulator transcription factor translates to MRILIVEDERMINDIIARTLRKENYSVDSCFDGQEALNYIFSAEYDVLILDIMLPKLDGFEVLKRIRNKGIQTPVLFLTARESVQDRVKGLDYGADDYLVKPFDFEELLARIRVILRKNSIKSDSVGNVFKIANLTVDCNMHTVFRDEKKIKLSPKEFSILEYMIRNKKRVISKDKIEQHIYDFDSEINSNVIEVHIRLLRKKIDTDFTPKLIHTIRGVGYVLKEENE, encoded by the coding sequence ATGAGAATTTTGATAGTAGAAGACGAGAGAATGATAAATGATATTATAGCTAGAACGCTAAGAAAAGAGAATTATAGTGTTGACAGCTGTTTTGATGGGCAAGAGGCGCTTAACTATATTTTTTCTGCAGAATATGATGTGCTGATATTGGATATAATGCTGCCTAAATTGGATGGGTTTGAAGTGTTGAAGAGAATACGGAATAAGGGGATACAGACGCCAGTATTGTTCCTTACTGCGAGGGAGAGTGTTCAGGACAGGGTAAAAGGGCTGGATTATGGAGCTGATGATTATTTGGTAAAGCCGTTTGATTTTGAGGAGCTGCTTGCACGTATCCGTGTAATACTTAGAAAAAATAGCATAAAGTCTGATTCAGTAGGAAATGTTTTTAAGATAGCCAATCTTACAGTTGATTGCAACATGCATACTGTATTTAGGGATGAAAAGAAAATAAAGTTGTCTCCAAAAGAATTTTCGATATTAGAATATATGATAAGAAATAAAAAAAGAGTTATTTCAAAAGATAAAATTGAGCAGCATATTTACGATTTTGATTCTGAAATAAACAGTAATGTAATAGAAGTGCATATAAGACTTTTAAGAAAAAAAATTGATACAGATTTTACGCCTAAATTAATTCATACTATAAGAGGTGTGGGATATGTCCTGAAGGAAGAAAATGAATAA
- a CDS encoding DKNYY domain-containing protein gives MKRIKLEILTLLIAIGNLSYSMYRFEGSSVYSGHNRVVNTSIDGEIPADIESFEVIDEFFAKDKNTVYFRDSSIFKVDIKSFIPIARGISRDKDKVYKFQYELEGIDTDTVKVFKNKKNDILNVYLKDKNGIYFSTISMGVPILVKVEEADYESFIELHSGYAQDKKNIYYKGKKIKANPKTFMIIEDKRDINHYSKDKDNVFYDGNEINKADIKTFNVLNYIYSKDKNNIYYLNNKLKEADVRTFEVLNDQYSKDKNNVYYYDGEIIGNRDAKTFNLLDESYSKDRNGIYYLGKKLENINMETFKILNYGYSKDKDSIFYHDKKRKDLNLKTFKILNDSYAKDKNNIYYHGIPLTTTDTETFEVLNSNYARDKNNIYYKDKRIGNIDARKVKVLNSVYLKDKSRVYYLDRNILNKNFDVNYFEKDKNQIYLRELENADAETFEVLNSVYSKDKNTIYCGTIPIKEMDVKTFELTGENSSKDKNNKYHFCKKIKN, from the coding sequence ATGAAAAGAATAAAGTTAGAAATATTGACATTGCTCATTGCAATTGGAAATCTAAGCTACAGCATGTACAGATTTGAAGGCAGTTCAGTATATTCAGGACATAATAGAGTTGTGAACACTTCGATAGATGGGGAAATTCCTGCTGATATAGAAAGCTTTGAAGTTATAGATGAGTTTTTTGCTAAGGATAAGAATACTGTCTATTTTAGAGACAGCAGTATATTCAAAGTAGATATTAAAAGTTTTATTCCCATTGCAAGAGGGATATCCAGGGATAAAGACAAAGTTTATAAATTTCAATATGAACTTGAAGGAATCGATACTGATACAGTCAAAGTATTTAAAAATAAAAAAAATGATATATTAAATGTTTATCTGAAAGATAAAAATGGAATATATTTTTCAACTATATCTATGGGTGTTCCAATATTAGTAAAAGTCGAGGAGGCAGATTATGAAAGCTTTATAGAACTGCATTCAGGATATGCACAGGACAAAAAAAATATTTATTATAAAGGAAAAAAAATAAAAGCAAATCCAAAAACTTTTATGATTATTGAGGATAAAAGAGACATAAACCATTATTCAAAAGACAAAGATAATGTATTTTATGATGGAAATGAGATAAATAAAGCAGATATAAAAACTTTTAATGTTTTAAACTATATTTATTCCAAAGATAAAAATAATATTTACTATTTAAATAATAAATTAAAAGAAGCGGATGTGAGAACTTTTGAAGTGTTGAATGACCAGTATTCCAAAGATAAAAATAATGTATATTATTATGATGGTGAAATAATAGGGAATAGGGATGCTAAAACTTTTAATCTTTTAGATGAAAGCTATTCCAAAGATAGAAATGGTATATATTATTTAGGGAAAAAATTAGAAAATATAAATATGGAGACATTTAAAATTTTGAACTATGGTTATTCCAAAGATAAAGATAGTATTTTTTATCATGATAAAAAAAGGAAGGATTTAAATCTGAAAACTTTTAAGATTTTAAATGATTCTTATGCCAAAGATAAAAATAATATTTATTATCACGGAATACCCTTAACAACTACTGATACAGAAACATTTGAAGTTCTTAATTCTAATTATGCAAGAGATAAAAATAATATTTATTACAAGGATAAAAGGATAGGAAATATAGATGCAAGGAAAGTAAAAGTTTTAAATTCAGTTTATTTAAAAGATAAAAGTAGAGTTTATTACCTGGATAGGAATATTTTAAATAAAAATTTTGATGTCAATTATTTTGAAAAAGATAAAAATCAAATTTATCTTCGGGAACTAGAAAATGCAGATGCAGAAACATTTGAAGTATTAAATTCTGTATATTCTAAAGATAAAAATACAATATATTGCGGTACAATTCCTATAAAAGAAATGGATGTAAAAACCTTTGAATTAACTGGCGAAAATTCATCTAAAGATAAAAATAATAAGTATCATTTTTGTAAAAAGATTAAAAATTAA
- a CDS encoding pyridoxal phosphate-dependent aminotransferase: protein MKKFSNRVLNMHYSPIRKLVPYIDEAKKSGVKVYQLHIGQPDVETPDTFFEGLNNYKEKIVKYTNSAGIIELRESFSKSYAKVGIDILPEDILITQGGSEAIQITLQTICNPGDEVLVPEPYYTNYDSFLRIADAKLVPIETSIENHYHLPEREEIENLITPKTKAIMFSNPSNPTGIVFKKEEMELIRDIAIKHDLYIITDEVYRQFIYDEEIEKSYQSFMSIPEIEDRVILVDSISKHYSACGARIGVIASKNRDFMAQALKFCQARLSVSTIEQYASTNLINTLDTYIDNTRLEYKVRRDMIYNNIIKIPGVITYKPSSALYLIAELPVDDIEKFAIWLLTEFRYENQTLSFAPGPGFYTTPGKGTKEARFSFCTHNLIEIENGMKVLKKALEEYNKRK from the coding sequence ATGAAAAAATTTTCAAATAGAGTTTTGAATATGCACTATTCACCAATTAGAAAATTAGTGCCGTACATTGATGAAGCCAAGAAATCTGGCGTGAAAGTGTACCAATTACACATAGGGCAGCCTGATGTGGAAACGCCAGATACGTTTTTTGAAGGGTTAAATAATTACAAGGAAAAAATCGTTAAATATACAAATTCGGCAGGAATAATTGAATTGAGGGAATCATTTTCAAAATCTTATGCAAAAGTAGGAATTGATATTTTGCCTGAGGATATATTGATTACTCAAGGTGGAAGTGAGGCTATTCAAATTACATTGCAGACGATTTGCAATCCAGGAGATGAAGTTCTAGTTCCTGAGCCATATTATACGAATTATGACAGTTTTTTGAGAATCGCTGATGCAAAATTGGTTCCAATTGAAACTTCCATTGAAAATCATTATCATTTGCCTGAAAGAGAAGAAATTGAAAATTTAATCACTCCAAAGACAAAGGCAATAATGTTTTCAAATCCAAGCAATCCTACTGGGATTGTCTTCAAAAAAGAAGAAATGGAATTAATTAGGGATATTGCAATAAAACATGATTTATATATTATTACTGATGAAGTTTACAGACAGTTTATTTACGACGAGGAAATTGAAAAAAGTTATCAGTCGTTTATGTCAATCCCTGAAATTGAAGACAGAGTAATTTTGGTTGACAGCATTTCAAAACATTACAGCGCATGTGGAGCGAGAATAGGAGTTATTGCCTCAAAAAACAGGGATTTTATGGCACAGGCGCTAAAATTCTGCCAAGCAAGGTTATCAGTGTCAACAATTGAGCAATATGCAAGTACAAACTTGATAAATACATTGGACACTTATATCGATAATACAAGATTGGAATATAAAGTAAGACGGGATATGATTTATAACAATATCATAAAAATACCGGGAGTTATAACATATAAGCCAAGCAGCGCATTATACTTAATTGCAGAACTTCCAGTAGATGATATTGAAAAATTTGCAATCTGGCTATTAACAGAATTTAGATATGAGAATCAGACATTATCATTTGCTCCAGGACCTGGATTTTATACAACGCCAGGAAAAGGTACGAAGGAAGCGAGATTTTCTTTCTGCACACATAACTTGATTGAAATTGAAAACGGAATGAAGGTATTAAAAAAGGCATTAGAAGAGTATAATAAAAGAAAATAG
- a CDS encoding epoxyqueuosine reductase QueH → MKNNENIEQMENTESTESYIERDIKNAKEILERMNPNQKINYHTILTKLISDWENKHIRPKILIHSCCAPCSTYTLEFLTQYADVTVLFANNNIHPKAEYEKRALVQEEFIKKFNKRTGNNVGFIEDEYKPMDFYKAVKGLENEKEGGARCTVCFQMRLDIVAKKAQELGFDYFGSALTLSPHKNSQLINTLGLEIQEIFDVKYLPSDFKKNNGYKRSVDMCAEYDVYRQCYCGCIFAAMDQGIDLNEYK, encoded by the coding sequence ATGAAAAACAATGAAAATATTGAACAGATGGAAAATACAGAAAGTACAGAAAGCTATATTGAAAGGGATATAAAAAACGCAAAGGAAATTCTGGAGAGAATGAATCCTAATCAGAAAATTAATTATCATACAATTTTGACAAAATTGATTTCAGATTGGGAAAATAAGCATATTCGTCCTAAAATACTGATTCATAGCTGCTGTGCACCTTGCAGTACCTATACGCTGGAATTTTTAACACAATATGCGGATGTGACAGTTCTGTTTGCGAATAATAACATTCATCCAAAGGCAGAATATGAAAAAAGGGCCTTAGTACAGGAGGAATTTATTAAGAAGTTCAATAAGCGTACTGGAAATAATGTCGGATTTATTGAGGATGAATATAAGCCGATGGATTTCTATAAGGCTGTGAAAGGGTTAGAAAATGAAAAGGAGGGTGGGGCAAGATGTACAGTCTGTTTTCAAATGAGGCTTGACATTGTGGCAAAAAAGGCTCAGGAATTGGGATTTGATTATTTTGGTAGTGCCTTGACATTAAGCCCGCATAAGAACAGCCAGCTTATAAACACATTGGGACTGGAAATTCAGGAAATTTTTGATGTAAAATACCTGCCATCTGACTTTAAGAAAAATAACGGATACAAACGTTCAGTTGATATGTGTGCAGAGTATGACGTGTATAGACAATGTTATTGCGGCTGCATATTTGCTGCGATGGATCAAGGGATTGACTTGAATGAATATAAATAG